The Caulobacter sp. 73W region TTCAACCAATACCAGCCGACCTGAGTGGGCATACGCTCGATTGAAGCGCCCGGGCCCGGCGCTGAGAACGGCTTGGGCGCAAAGGGCAGGTCGATGAGCCGGCCTTGCCACAGACCGGGCGGCTCGGCGCCAGGAGGTAGCTGGTAGCCGGTTGTGGGCGTCGAGGTCAGCCTAGCGGTCGTTATCCGCTCCCCACGGGCCCGCGCCTGCGAGACAAGCGCTATTCCCAGGAGGACCAGACCGAGGACGGCGAAGGCTCCCCACGGAAACCAGCGCGCCCTAAAGAAGACCATGCGCTCGCGCCTCGAACACCGCCTCGGTCTTGGAGCGAACCTCCAGCTTGGCGTAGATGCGCCGCACGAAGGTCAGGACCGTGTTTCGCGAAACGGCCATCAGCTCGGCGATCTCCTCGAACGAGAAGCCTCTAGTGATCAGCTGCAGCGTCTCCTTCTCGCGGTCGGAGAGGCTGGGAACGCCCTTGGAGCCCTCCGGTTCGGCCGCTTCGGCAGGTCGGTCGTCGGGACGGAACCGCATGAGCACCTGCCGGGCGATGCGCGGGCTGATCGGACTGCCGCCGCCGTGGAGGACACGGATGTCCTGCGCGATGGTCTCCAGGGGGCTATCTTTAAGCAGGTAGCCGCTAGCCCCCGCCTCAATGGACGCGATCACATGACGCTCGTCCGCGAAGGTCGTCGCGACCATGATCGCGCATTCCGGCCAGCGAACACGCCCCTCCGCGATGACCTCAATTCCGGAGCCATCCGGCAGGCCCAGGTCCACCACAAGCACATCCGCCGCCGGGGCGGCGAAGAGCGTCCGCGCTTCGGCGACCGTTGCGGCGATGCCGGTTGTGATCAAGTCCGGGGCCCCGGCCAAGGCTTGGCGAAACGCAGCCTGGAACGCCGCGTCGTCCTCGACCAGGGCGACTTTAAGCTGCGCAGGGGATGCGTTTTCGATGCTCATCTCGTTTATTCTCGCCA contains the following coding sequences:
- a CDS encoding response regulator; its protein translation is MLRRVCDGLRGKRLSVARINEMSIENASPAQLKVALVEDDAAFQAAFRQALAGAPDLITTGIAATVAEARTLFAAPAADVLVVDLGLPDGSGIEVIAEGRVRWPECAIMVATTFADERHVIASIEAGASGYLLKDSPLETIAQDIRVLHGGGSPISPRIARQVLMRFRPDDRPAEAAEPEGSKGVPSLSDREKETLQLITRGFSFEEIAELMAVSRNTVLTFVRRIYAKLEVRSKTEAVFEARAHGLL